Proteins co-encoded in one Aquincola tertiaricarbonis genomic window:
- a CDS encoding glutathione S-transferase N-terminal domain-containing protein — MIDLHYWTTPNGHKVSIFLEEAGLPYTIHPVNIGKGEQFQPEFLRISPNNRIPAIVDQDPAGGGGPLSVFESGAILLYLADKTGRFIPQDLRGRTEVLQWLFWQMGGLGPMAGQNGHFHMAAPEKIPYAIERYVKETARLYGVLNKQLEGREYIAGDYSIADMACYPWVVPHKMHEQKLEDFPNLQRWFNTVQARPAVQRAYALVQQVNPPRELSAEEKEAQRRVLYGQGNSGPAIVK; from the coding sequence ATGATCGACCTGCACTACTGGACCACGCCCAACGGCCACAAGGTCAGCATCTTCCTGGAAGAAGCCGGCCTGCCTTACACCATCCACCCGGTGAACATCGGCAAGGGCGAGCAGTTCCAGCCCGAGTTCCTGCGCATCTCGCCCAACAACCGCATCCCGGCCATCGTCGATCAAGACCCCGCGGGTGGCGGCGGGCCGCTGTCGGTGTTCGAGTCGGGTGCCATCCTGCTGTACCTGGCCGACAAGACCGGCCGCTTCATCCCGCAGGACCTGCGCGGCCGCACCGAGGTGCTGCAGTGGCTGTTCTGGCAGATGGGTGGCCTGGGCCCGATGGCCGGGCAGAACGGCCACTTTCACATGGCCGCGCCTGAAAAGATCCCTTACGCGATCGAGCGCTACGTGAAGGAGACGGCGCGTCTGTATGGCGTGCTGAACAAGCAGCTGGAAGGGCGCGAGTACATCGCGGGCGACTACAGCATCGCCGACATGGCCTGCTACCCCTGGGTGGTGCCGCACAAGATGCACGAGCAGAAGCTGGAGGACTTTCCGAACCTGCAACGCTGGTTCAACACGGTGCAGGCACGGCCGGCGGTGCAGCGTGCTTATGCGCTGGTGCAGCAGGTGAACCCGCCGCGCGAGCTGAGCGCCGAGGAGAAAGAAGCCCAGCGCAGGGTCTTGTACGGCCAGGGCAACAGCGGCCCCGCCATCGTCAAGTAA
- a CDS encoding DUF3037 domain-containing protein, producing MSTLTDTAAAAPQAAKPALTCHYDYAIVRVVPRVDRGEFINAGVILSCAARRFLQARIELDEARLLALDPSADLPALRAALAAIPRICEGGAAAGALGLLPLRERFHWLVAPRSASIQTSQVHTGRCDDLPQAIERLLDRMVRPPRPHSPPLT from the coding sequence ATGAGCACCCTGACCGACACCGCCGCCGCTGCGCCCCAGGCCGCCAAGCCCGCCCTGACCTGCCACTACGACTACGCCATCGTGCGGGTGGTGCCGCGGGTGGACCGCGGCGAGTTCATCAATGCCGGCGTCATCCTGTCGTGCGCGGCGCGGCGCTTCCTGCAGGCCCGCATCGAGCTGGACGAAGCGCGGCTGCTGGCGCTCGACCCATCGGCCGACCTGCCCGCGCTGCGTGCGGCGCTGGCCGCGATTCCGCGCATCTGCGAAGGCGGCGCCGCGGCCGGTGCACTGGGCCTGCTGCCGCTGCGTGAGCGCTTTCACTGGCTGGTGGCGCCGCGCAGCGCCAGCATCCAGACCTCGCAGGTGCACACCGGCCGCTGCGACGACCTGCCGCAGGCGATCGAGCGGCTCCTGGACCGCATGGTGCGGCCACCGAGGCCGCACTCGCCGCCGCTTACTTGA
- a CDS encoding HipA family kinase, producing MSMTSLRTIAATRYVTPLREGGSLPALVEGCDQGLYVLKFRGAGQGPRALIAELVAGELARAVGLRVPEIVFMQLDPEMARTEPDPEIQDLIRASDGLNLALDYLPGSVTFDPLVLQPDADEASAIVWHDAFTTNIDRTPRNANLLVWHGRLWLIDHGAALFFHHDWHDHLARATSPFAHVKDHVLLPFASRLPEADARLAAMLNEDLIAHIVSLIPDAWLGGDVPFASVAEHRDAYRQYFCRRLQQPRAFAAEAVRAHAAWAAAHPKP from the coding sequence ATGAGCATGACCTCCCTGCGCACCATCGCCGCCACGCGCTACGTGACGCCGCTGCGTGAAGGCGGCTCGCTGCCCGCGCTGGTGGAAGGCTGCGACCAGGGCCTGTACGTGCTCAAGTTCCGCGGTGCCGGCCAGGGCCCGCGGGCCTTGATCGCCGAGCTGGTGGCCGGCGAGCTGGCGCGTGCCGTGGGCCTGCGCGTGCCCGAGATCGTGTTCATGCAGCTGGACCCGGAGATGGCCCGCACCGAGCCCGACCCCGAGATCCAGGACCTGATCCGCGCCAGCGACGGCCTGAACCTGGCGCTGGACTACCTGCCCGGCAGCGTCACCTTCGACCCGCTGGTGCTGCAACCCGATGCCGACGAAGCCTCGGCCATCGTGTGGCACGACGCCTTCACCACCAACATCGACCGCACGCCGCGCAATGCCAACCTGCTGGTGTGGCACGGCCGGCTGTGGCTGATCGACCATGGCGCGGCGCTGTTCTTCCACCACGACTGGCACGACCACCTGGCACGCGCGACCAGCCCGTTCGCGCACGTGAAGGACCATGTGCTGCTGCCCTTTGCCAGCCGCCTGCCCGAGGCCGATGCGCGCCTGGCCGCGATGCTGAACGAAGACCTGATCGCCCACATCGTCTCGCTGATTCCCGACGCCTGGCTGGGCGGCGACGTGCCCTTTGCCAGCGTGGCCGAGCACCGCGACGCCTACCGCCAGTACTTCTGCCGGCGCCTGCAGCAGCCCCGTGCCTTTGCGGCCGAGGCGGTGCGCGCCCATGCCGCCTGGGCGGCGGCCCATCCGAAGCCATGA